From Sporosarcina sp. Marseille-Q4943, the proteins below share one genomic window:
- a CDS encoding DnaB-like helicase C-terminal domain-containing protein — MIAEKAVLGSMLKENYLITDSGLSVFQFTNPVHKMIFQSMKELHAAGKTVDFVTLLTTYSPQDLGGANYVKDLTNYAHIEKFDDYVGVMLDVWREREKQNVLHIAGQENWPIDRVMSELDALMDNRVSDHSAIADLLMDVYEDPFVKKEIADGAPSGIGKLDEMTNGFQDGELIILAGRPSMGKSDIMLHIAKHAGWQGRLPIIFSLEMSDASLTDRLLASTGRFSRIRMRDPYALFSDAQKGNWVKTIGRVAETNIQFYDRSRQTVAEMRMKVRKMIHAYPGRKPVILIDYLTLIHSEDNSANKHLQVSQITKDLKAMAREFNCPVITLAQLSRAVEQRHDKRPLMSDLRESGSIEEDADVIVFLYRDAYYSKDENDNVMELIVSKNRNGPVGTAYAAYNKFTGEVVGIGA; from the coding sequence GTGATTGCGGAGAAAGCGGTTCTCGGTTCGATGTTGAAGGAGAATTATTTGATAACGGATTCGGGGCTCTCGGTTTTCCAATTCACAAATCCGGTCCATAAGATGATCTTCCAGTCGATGAAGGAGCTTCATGCTGCAGGGAAGACGGTTGATTTTGTCACTCTACTTACTACATATAGCCCGCAAGATTTGGGCGGGGCGAATTATGTGAAAGACCTTACGAATTATGCGCATATCGAGAAGTTCGATGATTACGTCGGGGTGATGTTGGATGTTTGGCGGGAGCGTGAAAAGCAAAACGTACTGCATATTGCAGGGCAGGAAAATTGGCCGATCGACCGGGTCATGAGTGAGCTTGATGCGCTTATGGATAATCGTGTGAGCGACCATTCCGCGATTGCCGATTTGCTGATGGATGTGTACGAGGATCCTTTCGTCAAGAAGGAGATTGCGGATGGTGCGCCGTCAGGCATTGGGAAGCTGGACGAAATGACGAATGGATTCCAGGACGGTGAATTGATCATTTTGGCTGGACGGCCGAGCATGGGGAAGTCCGACATCATGCTGCATATCGCGAAGCACGCCGGATGGCAAGGGCGTCTGCCAATCATCTTTTCACTTGAAATGTCGGATGCGAGTTTGACGGATCGGCTCCTTGCATCGACGGGACGGTTTTCGAGAATCCGGATGCGTGATCCTTATGCGTTATTCAGTGATGCGCAAAAGGGGAATTGGGTGAAAACGATTGGCAGAGTGGCGGAAACGAATATCCAGTTTTACGACCGGAGCAGGCAGACCGTTGCGGAAATGCGGATGAAGGTGCGGAAGATGATCCATGCATATCCCGGTAGGAAGCCGGTCATCTTGATTGACTATTTGACGTTAATTCATTCGGAAGATAACAGTGCCAACAAGCATTTGCAAGTGTCCCAGATCACGAAGGATTTGAAGGCGATGGCGCGCGAGTTCAATTGCCCGGTCATTACGCTTGCGCAGTTGAGCCGGGCGGTCGAACAGCGGCATGACAAGCGGCCGCTCATGTCGGACTTGCGGGAATCGGGTTCAATTGAGGAGGACGCGGATGTCATCGTCTTTTTATACCGCGACGCGTATTACTCAAAGGATGAGAACGATAATGTCATGGAGCTGATTGTATCGAAGAACAGGAACGGTCCAGTCGGCACGGCGTATGCAGCTTATAACAAATTTACGGGAGAGGTTGTGGGGATTGGAGCGTAA
- a CDS encoding SH3 domain-containing protein, whose amino-acid sequence MMVLILGCSYAFPQQTTAAAKTEMYVHAKNDIILRAEPKQNAKKIGTIQNHTKVTVLSSSKGWSYVQAGKSKGYVYTSALSKNKPKAASTTVTGGLTPKEGLILTYEPSFLVDEKETFSVEKENEYTYLYNKKSPPYTDFSDFTYIDDGKRLLMGVSNSDFAFVFVPLPLEQGTYTTDSSDMYEDQKVLVESTTKTVTVKAGTFKNVVILRYPDGSREYFAKGIGIIKSTNKNGKIFTELASVKEGK is encoded by the coding sequence ATGATGGTGTTGATCCTTGGTTGTTCCTATGCCTTTCCTCAGCAGACAACCGCAGCGGCGAAAACCGAGATGTATGTACATGCGAAAAATGATATCATCCTGCGTGCGGAACCAAAACAAAACGCTAAAAAGATCGGCACAATTCAAAATCACACGAAAGTAACTGTATTGTCCTCATCAAAAGGATGGTCCTACGTACAAGCCGGAAAAAGCAAGGGGTATGTGTACACGTCCGCTTTATCTAAGAATAAACCGAAAGCCGCATCAACGACTGTTACCGGTGGGCTGACGCCGAAAGAAGGGTTGATCCTTACGTACGAACCATCGTTCCTGGTTGATGAGAAGGAGACGTTCTCTGTAGAAAAAGAAAATGAATACACGTACTTATATAATAAAAAGAGTCCTCCGTACACGGATTTTTCGGACTTCACCTATATCGATGACGGAAAAAGATTGCTGATGGGTGTATCGAATTCCGACTTCGCCTTCGTCTTCGTTCCCTTACCATTGGAACAAGGGACGTACACAACAGATTCGTCGGACATGTACGAGGACCAAAAGGTTTTGGTTGAAAGCACGACGAAAACCGTAACCGTGAAAGCCGGTACATTCAAGAACGTCGTCATTCTTCGTTATCCAGATGGTTCCAGAGAATACTTTGCAAAAGGAATCGGCATCATAAAAAGTACAAATAAAAATGGCAAGATCTTTACAGAGTTAGCTTCTGTGAAGGAAGGGAAATAA
- a CDS encoding ABC transporter ATP-binding protein — protein sequence MEPIIEARNLMKSYKKRKSKEYIQAVNDISFTVNKGEIVGLLGPNGAGKTTTIKMICGLLIPDAGTITINGMDNREKRLGALRHISAVLEGNRNLYWRLTVRENLEYFAGNRGASRKDVAHQIEVLLTSFHLKEKENELVNRLSRGMQQKLAIAVAMLADSDVILLDEPTLGLDVETGYEVRELLRTIVDEYNRTIIISSHDMNVIQELCDRTVIINDGKVIVDDKVENLMKLFEVRAYSITLGDALSEHQQKLLLQKFPDYNYITDSMQHIIQVHLTKSDEIYELFDVLKMGGTTVESIDRDTINFEQIFMKIVKGEKEYVLG from the coding sequence ATGGAACCAATTATTGAGGCTAGAAATTTAATGAAATCCTATAAAAAGCGGAAGTCGAAGGAATACATTCAAGCGGTTAATGACATCTCTTTTACAGTGAATAAAGGCGAAATTGTCGGGTTACTAGGGCCTAACGGTGCTGGGAAGACGACGACAATTAAAATGATTTGCGGTTTACTCATTCCTGACGCTGGAACAATTACGATTAACGGGATGGACAATCGCGAGAAACGGCTCGGGGCATTGCGACATATTAGTGCAGTGTTGGAGGGGAATCGGAATTTGTACTGGCGATTGACGGTTAGGGAAAACCTTGAATATTTTGCTGGAAACCGCGGTGCTTCACGAAAAGATGTTGCTCATCAAATTGAAGTCTTGTTAACAAGCTTTCATTTAAAAGAGAAGGAAAATGAACTCGTCAATCGGCTTTCACGTGGAATGCAGCAAAAACTTGCGATTGCCGTCGCAATGCTTGCGGATAGTGATGTCATCTTATTGGATGAACCAACTCTTGGATTGGACGTGGAAACAGGGTATGAAGTGCGCGAATTGTTACGTACGATTGTCGATGAATACAACCGAACAATCATCATTAGCTCGCACGACATGAACGTCATTCAAGAATTATGTGATCGAACAGTGATCATTAATGACGGAAAAGTCATTGTGGATGATAAAGTGGAGAATTTGATGAAGCTATTTGAAGTTCGTGCCTATTCAATAACACTCGGGGACGCTTTGAGTGAGCATCAACAGAAATTGTTGCTACAAAAATTCCCGGACTATAACTATATTACAGATTCCATGCAGCATATCATCCAAGTTCATCTAACAAAAAGCGATGAAATTTACGAGTTATTTGACGTGCTCAAAATGGGAGGAACTACGGTCGAATCGATTGACCGCGATACGATAAATTTCGAGCAAATCTTTATGAAAATCGTGAAAGGGGAAAAAGAGTATGTATTGGGCTAA
- a CDS encoding ABC transporter permease, whose translation MYWANLLKANVRKEYIELKRYLPNTIAMVFTFYFIFLGMFMGIQLIGDPSTQEANIQYAIVNYIFWFLAMMVMNSVGWTITNEAMRGTLEQLYMSPMGVWRIMATRLIATTAIYFLIIIGLLYLSMATTNQWLNIDVISIMPILILTLISMFGVGFMIAGISIIVKQVGAFLQILQFILAALTFVTLNVAPFFAFLPFVKGVDLVRQVMIHGYTLSQFTVVDFLILGFNAIVYLALGLLFFIYCERIAMKKGLLAHY comes from the coding sequence ATGTATTGGGCTAACCTCCTGAAGGCAAATGTTCGGAAAGAATATATCGAGTTGAAACGTTATTTGCCAAATACAATTGCTATGGTTTTTACGTTTTACTTTATTTTTTTAGGAATGTTTATGGGCATTCAGTTGATTGGCGACCCGAGTACGCAAGAGGCAAACATCCAATATGCCATCGTCAACTATATTTTTTGGTTTTTAGCGATGATGGTGATGAACAGTGTCGGGTGGACGATAACGAACGAAGCAATGCGCGGAACGCTCGAACAACTTTACATGTCTCCAATGGGCGTATGGCGAATTATGGCGACACGACTCATCGCAACAACAGCAATCTATTTTTTAATTATTATCGGGTTGCTCTACTTATCAATGGCGACAACGAATCAATGGTTAAATATAGACGTCATTTCCATTATGCCCATCCTTATCTTAACGCTCATTAGCATGTTTGGTGTAGGATTCATGATTGCGGGAATCTCGATTATCGTCAAGCAAGTAGGAGCCTTTTTACAAATATTGCAATTTATTTTGGCCGCTTTAACGTTCGTAACCTTAAACGTTGCACCGTTTTTCGCATTTCTTCCGTTTGTGAAAGGTGTAGATCTGGTCCGCCAAGTGATGATTCATGGTTACACATTAAGTCAGTTTACAGTGGTGGATTTTTTAATTCTCGGATTTAACGCGATAGTGTATCTTGCATTAGGCCTTCTATTTTTCATTTATTGTGAACGAATCGCTATGAAAAAAGGATTGCTAGCGCATTATTAA
- a CDS encoding DNA alkylation repair protein yields the protein MNENKGTEIKRSSKAENILSQINSKTKLGELRKIAKDIKKDHELAMELWSTDEFLPRLLAILIMDKKLLTQDVLNKLDKDMQTHTFDERNNLMDWLMANQLTKDKKTIFLMESWENSPSALQRRAFWYYQGRLRWTGQTPPDNTADLLAAIEATIAEEEPEVQWAMNFTAGWIGVYDEKNRARCIKIGEETGLYKGDMVSRGCTPDYLPEFITIEVNKRQNK from the coding sequence ATGAATGAAAATAAAGGTACAGAAATAAAACGCTCTTCAAAAGCAGAAAACATCCTCTCTCAGATCAATAGTAAAACTAAGCTAGGCGAGTTACGAAAAATCGCGAAGGACATTAAAAAAGATCACGAACTAGCTATGGAACTTTGGTCAACCGATGAGTTTTTGCCCAGACTATTAGCAATCTTAATTATGGACAAAAAACTCCTTACACAAGATGTGCTAAATAAGCTTGATAAGGATATGCAGACTCACACTTTTGATGAGCGAAATAACTTAATGGATTGGTTAATGGCTAATCAGCTCACCAAAGACAAGAAGACGATTTTTTTGATGGAGTCATGGGAAAATAGCCCTTCTGCTCTTCAAAGGCGAGCTTTCTGGTATTATCAAGGACGATTAAGATGGACCGGGCAAACACCGCCTGATAACACCGCAGACTTGCTAGCTGCAATAGAAGCTACGATTGCGGAGGAAGAACCAGAAGTCCAATGGGCTATGAATTTCACCGCAGGCTGGATAGGCGTTTATGATGAAAAGAATCGTGCGCGCTGTATTAAAATTGGTGAGGAAACGGGTCTTTACAAAGGTGATATGGTGTCAAGAGGATGTACGCCCGACTATTTGCCGGAGTTCATTACGATTGAAGTTAACAAACGACAGAATAAGTAG
- a CDS encoding DUF2975 domain-containing protein: MKVKRGSTTFLKVIIFLSGIALLAVCIYLMPEAARRDAIERPGDYSLYPLLVCAYGICITFSGALYQVFKLLTYIEKNNAFSELSLRSLKVIKKCAFTVIFFILLAIVYIRVHAQFTGDDAAGPISLSLMGILATSIIAAIVDALQKPLKNVLDVKSKND, encoded by the coding sequence ATGAAAGTTAAACGAGGTTCAACCACTTTTTTAAAGGTAATAATTTTTCTGAGTGGAATTGCATTGCTTGCCGTGTGTATATATTTGATGCCTGAAGCAGCCAGAAGAGACGCGATAGAGCGTCCGGGTGATTATTCGCTATATCCACTTTTGGTATGTGCATATGGAATATGTATTACGTTTTCTGGAGCGTTGTATCAAGTATTTAAACTTTTAACCTATATCGAAAAGAACAATGCTTTCTCTGAGTTATCTCTTCGATCTTTAAAGGTAATAAAAAAATGCGCTTTTACTGTCATTTTCTTCATTTTGTTAGCAATAGTTTATATAAGGGTGCATGCTCAATTCACAGGTGATGATGCAGCAGGTCCTATATCACTAAGTCTAATGGGTATTTTAGCAACAAGTATCATCGCAGCCATTGTGGATGCACTTCAAAAGCCATTAAAAAATGTCCTAGATGTTAAGTCGAAAAATGATTAA
- a CDS encoding HNH endonuclease gives MDWIISANPNIYDVQKAFSENERIDWRQTASQKVGDTVYIYLGRPVQALLYLTVVEEVDIPFDEAIADTEYWLDETELENNVDRRFMGLRLLETYPESAFPLEVLKEHGLKAAPQGPLRVKKELLDFLNTVTVNQVELGYREGKSVLREHFTRERNRKLIEAAKESFLRKEGRLFCKACKFDFEKTYGDLGDNFIEAHHTIPVSEMSEDHVSKVSDIVLLCANCHRMIHRKMPWLTVKELKEILER, from the coding sequence ATGGATTGGATAATTTCTGCAAACCCTAATATTTATGATGTCCAAAAGGCATTCAGTGAAAACGAGCGAATCGATTGGAGACAAACTGCGTCGCAAAAAGTTGGCGATACTGTTTATATATACTTAGGAAGACCCGTTCAGGCACTTTTATATTTGACTGTTGTAGAAGAAGTCGATATACCATTCGATGAAGCAATAGCAGATACTGAATATTGGCTGGACGAAACTGAGCTAGAGAATAATGTTGATCGTCGCTTTATGGGATTAAGATTACTTGAAACCTATCCTGAAAGTGCTTTTCCGTTAGAGGTGTTAAAAGAACATGGGTTAAAAGCGGCACCCCAGGGACCGTTACGTGTAAAGAAAGAGTTGCTGGATTTTCTTAATACGGTTACTGTGAATCAAGTCGAACTAGGCTATAGAGAGGGTAAAAGTGTTTTGAGGGAACATTTTACTCGGGAACGAAACCGGAAGTTAATCGAAGCGGCTAAAGAAAGCTTCTTACGAAAAGAAGGACGGTTATTTTGCAAAGCATGTAAATTTGATTTCGAAAAAACGTACGGAGATTTAGGAGATAATTTCATTGAAGCGCATCATACAATTCCTGTCTCCGAAATGAGCGAAGACCATGTATCGAAAGTGAGTGATATTGTTTTGCTTTGTGCTAACTGTCATCGGATGATTCATCGGAAGATGCCGTGGCTTACTGTTAAGGAATTGAAAGAGATCCTTGAGAGGTGA
- a CDS encoding PD-(D/E)XK nuclease family protein produces MPNHQQQILSLIEDSQEFTYLHNHFNRFNPFKVLQVDNYEIRHSNVLAWLMDPQQNHDLGAYFIKKLIAKVFVNPANYEDEDKIANYDVLQLSRYSYHDLVVYKELATPNKKRIDLLAVSHLHQVAVLIENKFWSVESEGQLEEYIEFVRNAYDGYKIIPVFLTLQDEEPTHEDYLMLGYSDVLDILNNVTDANKEYMHSDVHSFISYYIDILEDQLVQNDELNEKGMALYKNHKEAVDLLAAVGKGKIVESDFANELRQIYSQYKETIDFVVKVGSSFLREAFLRFAQKLAWPDHLYTPHFRVPHFIEQTWDEHFDENDLRKKWWMNKGLIAWFEQADDRLKLKVEVGPLHHEDRVRLLRALVAKGIDVKEQAFEEGRQYTRIYMDADRPTSWEDVDSLVECMLRLYQKDSFQTLLRLVNEAVSGKGDGIPLLERAVLKVQNPMEKAFTSFVDEKRIASGYYNVNHLVPSFMEPEWTELPSEYQVTERYWLGYPLIAWFRRRNSTVRLIVEVGPLPHLERTNLLTNIEEQGIPVRALAFEEGRRFTRIYSRAVPVENMEDAEELKAAMNELVSDQEYVVARDGIARGIVALHRKVM; encoded by the coding sequence ATGCCCAACCACCAGCAACAAATCCTGTCCCTCATTGAGGATTCCCAGGAGTTCACCTATTTACATAACCATTTCAACCGTTTCAATCCATTCAAAGTGCTTCAAGTCGACAATTATGAAATCCGGCATTCAAATGTGCTGGCGTGGTTGATGGATCCGCAACAAAATCATGATTTAGGCGCGTATTTCATTAAAAAGCTTATTGCGAAGGTCTTTGTCAATCCTGCCAATTATGAGGATGAGGACAAGATTGCCAATTATGATGTCCTGCAGCTGAGCCGTTATTCGTATCATGATCTTGTCGTGTATAAGGAGTTGGCGACGCCTAACAAAAAGCGGATCGATTTGTTGGCTGTCTCTCACTTGCATCAAGTTGCGGTTTTGATTGAAAACAAGTTTTGGTCCGTTGAATCTGAGGGGCAGCTTGAAGAATATATCGAGTTTGTGAGAAATGCCTATGATGGTTATAAAATCATCCCGGTATTTTTGACGTTACAGGATGAGGAGCCTACGCATGAGGACTATCTAATGCTTGGCTATTCGGATGTGTTGGACATCCTCAACAATGTGACAGACGCGAATAAAGAGTATATGCATTCAGACGTACATTCTTTCATTTCCTATTACATCGACATTTTAGAGGATCAGTTGGTTCAGAATGATGAGCTGAATGAGAAGGGGATGGCTCTCTATAAAAACCATAAAGAAGCTGTTGACCTTCTTGCTGCTGTTGGAAAGGGAAAGATTGTCGAAAGTGACTTTGCGAATGAACTAAGGCAGATCTACAGTCAATATAAGGAGACAATCGACTTCGTTGTGAAGGTCGGTAGCAGCTTCTTGCGGGAGGCTTTTCTTCGGTTTGCTCAGAAGTTGGCGTGGCCGGATCATTTGTATACGCCGCATTTCCGTGTGCCGCACTTCATAGAACAGACGTGGGACGAGCATTTTGATGAGAATGACTTGCGTAAGAAGTGGTGGATGAATAAAGGGCTGATCGCTTGGTTTGAGCAGGCGGACGACAGGTTGAAATTGAAGGTGGAGGTTGGACCTTTGCATCATGAAGATCGAGTGCGGCTTTTACGGGCACTGGTCGCAAAAGGGATTGACGTGAAGGAGCAGGCTTTTGAAGAAGGCAGGCAGTATACGAGGATCTATATGGATGCGGATCGTCCGACTTCTTGGGAGGATGTCGATTCGTTAGTTGAATGCATGCTGCGGCTATATCAGAAGGACTCTTTCCAGACGTTGTTGCGATTGGTAAACGAGGCGGTTTCAGGGAAGGGGGATGGCATTCCTTTGCTGGAACGTGCTGTACTGAAGGTGCAAAACCCTATGGAGAAGGCATTCACTTCGTTTGTGGATGAAAAGCGTATCGCATCCGGCTATTATAATGTGAATCACCTCGTTCCGAGTTTTATGGAGCCGGAGTGGACGGAGCTGCCGTCGGAGTATCAAGTGACGGAAAGGTATTGGCTCGGCTATCCGCTCATAGCGTGGTTCCGGAGACGGAATTCGACGGTCCGATTGATTGTTGAAGTGGGGCCGCTGCCGCATTTGGAACGGACGAATTTATTGACGAACATAGAGGAGCAGGGCATTCCGGTGCGTGCGCTTGCTTTTGAAGAAGGAAGGCGTTTTACACGGATTTATTCTCGGGCTGTGCCTGTTGAGAATATGGAGGATGCGGAAGAGTTGAAAGCGGCGATGAATGAGTTGGTTTCTGATCAGGAGTATGTAGTTGCACGGGATGGAATTGCGCGGGGTATTGTAGCATTGCATAGAAAGGTGATGTGA
- a CDS encoding calcium/sodium antiporter produces the protein MAYILLIVGFALLIKGADLFVDGSSNIAKLLRVPSILIGLTIVAFGTSSPEATVSIIAALEGSADVSLGNVVGSNIFNITLVVGVAAFLYPLRVESETIRKEIPFTLLASAALLILMSDIFLQGSNSNLLTRSDGFIFLLFLSIFMYYIIELGLKSRKDTAGEPVPENIKWGKNIVITLLGLAAIIFGGNLVVKNGTEIAYSLGMSETLVGLTIIAIGTSLPELVTSISAALKKESEIALGNIVGSNIFNILFVLGASATISPLAVNNKMFIDVILMIVLTLLLLVFSRTSFKIGKREGSVLVIAYIIYMAYIIIRN, from the coding sequence ATGGCTTATATTTTATTAATTGTTGGATTTGCATTGTTGATAAAAGGAGCAGACCTCTTTGTTGACGGGTCTTCTAATATTGCGAAACTGCTTCGGGTTCCGTCTATTTTAATCGGGTTAACAATTGTGGCTTTTGGAACAAGTTCACCGGAAGCGACTGTCAGTATTATTGCAGCACTGGAAGGAAGTGCAGATGTTTCACTGGGTAACGTAGTTGGAAGCAATATTTTTAACATTACCCTTGTTGTAGGTGTAGCAGCTTTTTTATATCCCTTGAGAGTTGAAAGTGAAACTATTCGAAAAGAAATCCCATTTACCTTACTCGCAAGTGCAGCATTGCTAATTCTAATGAGTGATATTTTCTTGCAAGGGTCCAATAGCAACTTGCTTACACGGAGTGATGGATTTATCTTTTTATTGTTTTTATCCATTTTTATGTACTATATAATTGAACTTGGCCTAAAAAGCCGAAAAGATACAGCTGGTGAACCCGTTCCTGAGAACATCAAATGGGGTAAAAATATAGTAATTACCCTATTAGGATTGGCTGCAATTATATTTGGAGGAAATTTGGTAGTAAAAAACGGAACAGAAATTGCTTACTCCCTTGGGATGAGTGAAACACTAGTGGGGTTAACGATTATCGCTATTGGCACATCCCTACCCGAACTTGTCACTTCCATCTCTGCGGCACTGAAAAAAGAAAGTGAAATCGCGTTGGGGAATATTGTCGGTAGTAACATTTTTAACATCTTATTTGTACTTGGTGCATCAGCTACGATTTCTCCATTAGCGGTCAATAATAAAATGTTTATTGATGTCATTCTTATGATTGTCCTAACTTTGTTATTATTGGTTTTCTCAAGAACGAGCTTCAAGATTGGAAAGCGGGAAGGATCAGTGCTTGTCATCGCCTACATCATTTACATGGCGTATATTATCATACGGAATTAA
- a CDS encoding PH domain-containing protein — MGRFERIVYYEKVQNVQRRTSFLHKIFRMTAISFQTGATGVDAKVEFKVVTQQEADRLESLVKEAGSTPVEVPDTDTHFVKWIKKKCNESSISHQHVKMS; from the coding sequence ATGGGGCGCTTTGAACGCATAGTTTATTATGAAAAGGTTCAAAATGTCCAACGACGCACATCGTTTTTACATAAGATCTTCCGAATGACAGCAATCTCTTTCCAGACTGGTGCAACCGGGGTGGATGCTAAAGTCGAATTTAAAGTGGTGACACAGCAAGAAGCTGACCGATTGGAATCGTTAGTAAAAGAAGCTGGTTCTACACCAGTTGAAGTTCCAGACACGGATACTCATTTCGTGAAATGGATAAAGAAGAAGTGCAACGAGTCATCCATTTCACACCAACACGTAAAGATGTCGTGA
- a CDS encoding AbgT family transporter: protein MQTKRKGFFQKFLDMIETTGNRLPHPVTLFALLALLVIVLSAVVSSFGISVPHPGKEGESIEVTNLLTVEGIHYIITNMTANFIGFAPLGVVLITMLGIGLAEGSGLISAMLRGFVMSVPKQLITLGLVFAGVMSSVASDAGYVVLPPLGAVIFAALGRHPLAGLAAAFAGVSGGFSANLLLSGTDALLGELTIMSAAIIDPVYADGMNIAMNYYFIAASVFVLTIVGAWVTEKIVEPRLGEYNGEFREKVEKLTSIEKKGLLWAGLSLLVAGVFVSLLVLLPGAPLRGDEVDMPIIKSPFMKSLVPIIAFLFFVPGLVYGKVTKEIRNDKDVASMLSATMAAMGTFIVLSFTASQFVAFFSESNMGLVLGVYGAKFLESINLTGIPLILLFIVIAAFINLFIGSASAKWAMMAPVFVPIMMKLGYSPELTQMAYRIADSSTNIISPLMTYFAIIIAFAQKYDKKMGIGTLISVMFPYSMFFLIIWSITLIVWMLFGIDLGPGSPIHYNGN from the coding sequence ATGCAAACGAAACGTAAAGGGTTTTTCCAAAAGTTTTTAGATATGATCGAAACAACTGGAAACCGCTTGCCACATCCCGTAACGCTATTTGCATTGCTTGCGTTACTTGTCATTGTACTATCTGCTGTAGTTTCTTCCTTCGGGATCAGTGTTCCGCATCCCGGTAAAGAAGGAGAGTCTATTGAAGTTACGAACCTTCTTACCGTAGAAGGCATTCACTATATCATTACGAATATGACCGCGAACTTCATCGGCTTCGCTCCACTGGGCGTCGTGCTTATTACGATGCTTGGAATCGGATTAGCCGAAGGGTCGGGTCTGATCAGTGCGATGCTTCGTGGATTTGTCATGTCTGTACCAAAGCAACTGATTACGTTAGGACTCGTTTTCGCCGGTGTCATGTCCAGTGTTGCTTCTGATGCGGGTTATGTTGTACTTCCGCCATTAGGCGCCGTCATTTTCGCTGCACTCGGACGTCATCCACTTGCCGGACTTGCCGCGGCATTCGCTGGTGTTTCCGGTGGATTCAGCGCCAACTTATTGCTGTCGGGCACAGATGCTTTACTAGGTGAGCTGACAATTATGTCTGCGGCAATCATCGATCCTGTTTATGCAGACGGCATGAACATCGCCATGAACTATTACTTCATCGCAGCTTCTGTGTTTGTTCTTACAATCGTCGGAGCTTGGGTAACCGAGAAAATTGTTGAACCACGCCTAGGCGAATACAACGGAGAATTCCGTGAAAAGGTTGAGAAACTGACATCTATCGAGAAAAAAGGATTGCTATGGGCAGGTCTTTCATTACTCGTTGCAGGAGTTTTTGTCTCCTTGCTTGTTCTTCTTCCGGGTGCCCCTCTTCGCGGAGACGAAGTGGACATGCCTATTATTAAATCACCATTCATGAAATCACTTGTGCCGATCATCGCCTTCCTGTTCTTCGTTCCAGGACTCGTGTACGGTAAAGTGACGAAAGAAATTCGAAATGATAAAGATGTTGCAAGTATGCTGTCCGCAACAATGGCTGCTATGGGTACATTCATCGTATTGTCCTTTACAGCGAGCCAGTTCGTCGCATTCTTCTCTGAGTCAAACATGGGGCTAGTACTTGGTGTGTACGGTGCGAAGTTCCTTGAAAGTATCAACTTGACAGGTATTCCACTAATACTACTATTCATCGTCATTGCGGCATTCATTAACCTGTTCATCGGTAGTGCATCTGCAAAGTGGGCGATGATGGCACCAGTATTCGTACCGATTATGATGAAGCTTGGCTATTCACCAGAACTGACACAAATGGCTTACCGAATTGCGGACTCATCAACAAATATCATTTCGCCACTAATGACGTACTTTGCGATTATTATCGCTTTCGCACAAAAATACGATAAAAAAATGGGTATCGGTACACTGATCTCTGTCATGTTCCCGTACTCTATGTTCTTCCTGATAATATGGAGCATTACTCTCATTGTCTGGATGCTATTCGGCATCGACCTCGGACCTGGGTCTCCTATTCACTACAACGGAAACTAA